The proteins below come from a single Tigriopus californicus strain San Diego chromosome 3, Tcal_SD_v2.1, whole genome shotgun sequence genomic window:
- the LOC131878509 gene encoding single-stranded DNA-binding protein, mitochondrial-like produces the protein MMALSRTLGWSKTLSTLRPAVRFGARAFSTPMDPAEGGSPGMDENSRAIEKSINSVTLLGRVGVNPQLRGTENHPVVTFSLATNVRYKSTKPDTQEETWQVKTDWHNIAVYRPYLRTTIHENVTKGQRVLVQGRIIYGSIEDNMGNTRHTTTIVADDVIRFA, from the exons ATGATGGCTCTTTCCAGGACATTGGGATGGTCCAAG ACGCTAAGCACCCTCCGCCCGGCTGTGAGATTTGGTGCTCGAGCCTTTTCCACACCCATGGACCCCGCCGAAGGCGGATCTCCTGGCATGGATGAGAATAGCCGCGCCATCGAAAAGTCCATTAACAGTGTCACTTTGCTTGGACGAGTGGGGGTCAATCCTCAATTGAGAGGAACAGAAAATCATCCGGTGGTCACATTCTCTTTGGCCACCAATGTCCGTTACAAGAGCACCAAACCCGACACTCAAGAAGAGACGTGGCAAGTCAAGACCGATTGGCACAACATCGCTGTCTATCGACCTTATCTACGCACAACCATCCACGAGAATGTGACCAAAGGCCAACGGGTCTTGGTCCAAGGTCGAATCATTTACGGTTCGATTGAGGATAATATGGGCAACACGAGACACACGACCACCATTGTAGCCGATGATGTGATTCGATTTGCTTGA